The Aphidius gifuensis isolate YNYX2018 linkage group LG2, ASM1490517v1, whole genome shotgun sequence DNA window GATTTTGTACGCCATTGaatatatcttttgataaagTTGTCAATTTGTTTTCGCTAAGGTCAAGTGTATGAAGTTgtgataaatcattgaaaacACCTGACTCAATCTTTTGTAGTACATTCGAATTTAAATATAGCCAACTGAGTTCTTGTagatcattaaatatatcttttggtAAAGTTGTCAATTTGTTTTCATTGATATAAAGTTCTTTGAGTTttggtaaattattgaaaatacctGGCTCAAGATTTTGTAGTCCATTGGAAGTTAAATTAAGGGCCCAGAGCTTTTGtaaaccaataaatatatcttttgataaagTTGTCAGTTTGTTATCCGCTATATTAAGTATCTCTAGTTTTGACAGACCGTAAAATATACCTGGCTCAAGATTTTCGAGTtggtttgaatttatttccaGTCTTCTAAGATTTTTAAGacctttgaatatttttttcaatggaaTTGTCTCATTGTTATTGTCGATATATAATACGGGACGTTGTAATAAACCATTGAAAATTCCAAACTCAAGTTTTGTCAGTTTATTAGAATATAAGTACAGCTCGATAAGATTATTGAGACCACTGAAAATACTTTCTGATAAATTTGTCACATTATTTCTACTCATATCCATTGTCTCAAGTCGGGATAAACCATTAAAACAACCTAACTCAAGATTTGTCAGTTCATTCATATCCAGGTACAGCTCTACAAGATTATTAAGATTActaaagatattttttcttaatgttTTCAGAATGTTTTGACtgatattgattttttgaaGTCGTGATAAACCATTGAAACAACCTAACTCAagattttttagttgaataCAATATAGGTCTAGCTATAAGATTATTAAGACCGCTGAAGATATTTTTTCGTAAAGTTGTCAGATTGTTGCAACTGATATCCATTTCCTCAAGGCGTAATAAACCATTGAAGCAACCTAACTTAAGATTTGCCAGTTGATTAGATTCTAGATTTAGATTAATAAGATTATTAAGGCCACGAAAGAtctttttttgtaaagttgTCAAATTGTTTTCACtgacattcatttttttgagtTGTGATAAACCATTGAAACAACCTAACTTAAGAGTTCTTAGTTGATTAGATTGTATGTTCAACTCTATAAGATGATTGAGACAACTAAAgatatttttcgataaaattgtCAGATTGttttcattaatatcaattttctcCAGtcgtgataaattattgaaacaacCTGGCTCCAGATTATTCAGTTTGTTCGATTGTATATCTAGGTGACAAAGATTTTCGagaccattaaatatattggtTGATAATGTTGTCAAATTATTTCTGCTCATATTAAGCATATCAAGTTTCGACAAATTATCGAAAACACCTGACTCAAGTTTGCTTAATGTGTTTGAATTTAAGTCTAAGTTTTGaagattttcaagaccatTGAATACATCTTTAGACAATGTTGCCAGACTGTTGTTGCTAATATTAAGATGGTTTAGTTGTGATAAACCATTGAATAAACCTGACTCAAGATTTTGTAGTTGGTTTGAATACAAATATAGTGTCTGAAGATTTTTAAGACCATTGAAAATGGCTTTCGACAACATTATCAGACTATTGTTGCTTATATCGAGCTCGTCGAGTTGTGATAAACCATTGAAACAACCTGACTCAAGATTTTTTAGTTTGTTTGAAGACAAAGATATTGTCCGAAGATTTTTAAGACCATTGAAAATGTCTTTGGACAATATTATCAGACTATTGTTACTCATATCGAGCTTGTTCAGTTGTAATAAACCATTGAAACAACCAGCCTCAAGATTGGTGACTTGGTTTGAATCTAAATCTAAATTCCTGAGATTTTCGGGACCATTGAAAATACCTTCGGAGATTGTTAACAGACTGTTCTTGCTCATATCAAGATCCTCAAGTCGTGATAAACCATTGAAACAACCTGAATCAAGGTTTTTAAGTTGGTTTGAgcctaaatatattattcgcAGATTATCAAGACCATTGAATACACCTTCAAACAATGTTATGAGACTGTTGTGTCTGATATCAAGCTCGTAGAGTTCTGTTAAACCGTTGAAACAACCTGACTCAAGATTCTGTAGTCGgtttaaattcaaatgtagTTTCCAAAGATATTTAAGATCGTTGAATACACCATTGGACAGTGTTGTTAGACTGTTGTTGCTGATGTTAAGCTCATATAGCCCTGTTAAACCATTGAAACAACCTGACTCAAGATTTTTCAGTTTGTTTGAGTATAAAATGAGATAACTAAGATCTTTTAAACTACTAAATATATCTTTCGATAAAGTTGTGAGATTGTTTTCTTTGATATAAAGATCATTCAAGTTCAATAAATCATCGAAAATACCTGGCTCAAGATAAATCAGTtggtttgaatttaaatttaggaCACATAGATCTTGTAgaccattaaatatatctttcgATAAAGTCATCAGTTTGTTGTTGCTGATATCAAGTTCCTGAAGCTGTAACAAATCATAGAAAATACTTGACTCTAAATATTTTAGCTGGTTAGAACTTATCCGTAACCTACGAAGATCATCAAGGCCATTGAAGATATCTTTGGACAATGTCGTCAGATTGTTACAgctggtattttaatttaaatttaatttttaattcatcaagttCGAGATTCTCAAGACCATGGAATAAATTTCTTGGAAGAATAGTCAATGCTCTACCACCAATACTCAATTCATGTTTTTCAGCTTTATTACACAGTGCTTCACAAATATCTGGATCATAATAAGGTGTCTCTTCGttacaaaagtatttattatggCTTTTAATACTTgaagttgaaatatttgtaTCCATAactaaaacataataaaatatttgaaaattttatttttagcaatcAATATTCgttattaagaaaaaagagaaaacttaaagtttataaaataaattcacctattattttaaacgatagaaattttcaaaaattagtatttaaatagtgattaaaattaaaaaaattgtttcactTGTTGGACAAATCAACCGTGTCAGCTAtattaatgacaaaaataacattatttttttttttcttgatataaaaggtcataacaattttttttatattaaaatattgtgaacatgaaataaaaacattttttatagatccacgataatataaaatatttatttaattactaaaattactaatttaattttagtgacacatattttaagtttttaccttttatatttatcgatAAGAAACCAAGGTTTGGAAGTATCGACATATTTAAAAGGTGATCGGTTGAGTCATCAATAtcacgagaaaaaaaattacatatatcaATCAAGCTGTGATCGTCACATGATCATTAAAATGAGATTGATATTGAAGAAcacattcatttttatttaattgacgaatatattattgatacgTGGTCATAATGATAAACGGAAACATAATGATAACGTTTGGAGTGCCACCTTTTTTTAATAGTGACAGTGATATTGACTACACacagttttaattttatatttcaatttacgaATATACTATTGatgttgtttaaaatttatacaaacttgaaattaaaagtatcgaataatttttcacttaccccagtaataaaaatatagctaaaaaaatttcgcTATTTATTTACGTGACGACAATAGATTTCTTTATCGTAAAAGTGATGAGTGAGTCCAGTCAAAACCTGGTTAGTAAGAGGCACTCTTTGAaactatgaaaataattttcttggaTTACAACAGGtgatgaaacttttttttaaaaccaagtGTAcgtcattaattaattatttttagtgaTGACAGAGCTAGTGCGTATGCATCAAAGAATAATTCGTGAGTGAGTGGTGCGACattcaagaagactagaaacaCTAATATTTCTATATCATTAGGCGCACATTTGTATAACTCATGcgtagtttaaaaatattgtttcgTCACCGGTTGCaatctaataaaatatatattttttacatttcatcGACATAAAAACCTCAGAGTGGGAAGATCTACGActattaatatgtatttttatttttccatgtaattatatgtttttttttatttacatcagCTTTGAATAACcatttaatgtatttattaatctttttaattaacataataattattggtttgaaaaaaataaagatacaaGAAGCAAATTCGAAACGTGTTCAACCACTTATGCCTAAAAAAATTGCTCATTCACCAATgttcaaatataaatgtatatacatacaGTTAAACATtcattaattcatattttcatttatctagttattttattaaattttgttattttgactCGATAAtttccttatataaaaaggacaaacatcatcggtctcccgagtggaaattgagatcaagtcttgatcaagacttgatcagGCAACATTGATTTCAAATccattcttgatcaagatgcttgatcaaatcttgatcaagaacgTAACGCTAAACGTGATCAAtacttgatgaaatattttgatcaaaacttgatcaagtatcttgatcaaatcttgatcacgTTTAGCGTTAcgttcttgatcaagatacttGATCAAGCCTTGATCAAGATATTTCATCAAAACTTGatcgaaaaattgaaaaaaaaaaaattatttacaaattattatttcttttattattgtgttatTAAGTGTGATGTCATGGGGAAGAGTTAGATAAT harbors:
- the LOC122850554 gene encoding insulin-like growth factor-binding protein complex acid labile subunit produces the protein MTLSKDIFNGLQDLCVLNLNSNQLIYLEPGIFDDLLNLNDLYIKENNLTTLSKDIFSSLKDLSYLILYSNKLKNLESGCFNGLTGLYELNISNNSLTTLSNGVFNDLKYLWKLHLNLNRLQNLESGCFNGLTELYELDIRHNSLITLFEGVFNGLDNLRIIYLGSNQLKNLDSGCFNGLSRLEDLDMSKNSLLTISEGIFNGPENLRNLDLDSNQVTNLEAGCFNGLLQLNKLDMSNNSLIILSKDIFNGLKNLRTISLSSNKLKNLESGCFNGLSQLDELDISNNSLIMLSKAIFNGLKNLQTLYLYSNQLQNLESGLFNGLSQLNHLNISNNSLATLSKDVFNGLENLQNLDLNSNTLSKLESGVFDNLSKLDMLNMSRNNLTTLSTNIFNGLENLCHLDIQSNKLNNLEPGCFNNLSRLEKIDINENNLTILSKNIFSCLNHLIELNIQSNQLRTLKLGCFNGLSQLKKMNVSENNLTTLQKKIFRGLNNLINLNLESNQLANLKLGCFNGLLRLEEMDISCNNLTTLRKNIFSGLNNLIARPILYSTKKS